The following are encoded in a window of Alphaproteobacteria bacterium genomic DNA:
- the guaD gene encoding guanine deaminase: MKAFRGEILSVPEDPATAGAEAVRHFEDGLLVVEEGFVLACGPHAELAGTFASVPAERLEGLVVPGFVDAHVHYPQIECIASHGEQLMQWLERHIFPAEKGFADRAHADSVAAFFLDELLRHGTTSALVFATVHAGSVDALFEAALARDMRIVSGKVLMDLGPEGLRDSVASGRADTEALIARWRGRGRLGYAVTPRFVPTSSEGQLADAGALVATHPDVLMHTHLSENQGEIAHVAERFPDAADYLDVYDRFGLVGPRSVFAHCVHMSERALSRMAEAGAGIAFCPTSNMFLGSGLFDLDQADRHGVRIGIGTDIGAGTTLSILHTLGEAYRTCQLRGASLDPFRALHLATAGGARVMGIATRVGALLPGQEADFVVLDERCTPLLARRCAGASLHDRLFALQVLGDDRAVAATYLRGRRAYGREAR; the protein is encoded by the coding sequence ATGAAAGCCTTTCGCGGCGAGATATTGAGCGTTCCCGAGGATCCTGCGACCGCCGGGGCCGAGGCGGTTCGCCATTTCGAGGACGGTCTGCTGGTGGTCGAGGAAGGCTTCGTCCTCGCCTGCGGGCCTCATGCCGAACTTGCCGGGACCTTCGCCAGCGTGCCCGCCGAGCGGCTGGAAGGCCTGGTCGTCCCCGGCTTCGTCGACGCGCACGTCCATTATCCGCAGATCGAATGCATCGCCTCGCACGGCGAGCAGCTGATGCAGTGGCTCGAGCGCCATATCTTTCCGGCCGAGAAGGGGTTCGCTGACCGCGCGCACGCGGATTCCGTCGCGGCCTTCTTCCTCGACGAGTTGCTTCGCCACGGCACCACCAGCGCGCTCGTCTTCGCCACCGTCCATGCCGGCTCGGTCGATGCCCTGTTCGAGGCCGCGCTGGCGCGCGACATGCGGATCGTCTCGGGCAAGGTGCTGATGGACCTGGGGCCGGAGGGGCTTCGCGACAGCGTGGCCTCGGGCCGCGCCGACACCGAGGCGCTGATCGCCCGGTGGCGCGGGCGCGGGCGGCTCGGCTATGCGGTCACCCCACGCTTCGTTCCCACGTCCAGCGAGGGACAGCTCGCCGACGCCGGCGCGCTGGTCGCCACACATCCCGACGTGCTGATGCACACGCATCTTTCCGAGAATCAGGGGGAGATCGCGCACGTCGCCGAACGCTTCCCCGACGCCGCCGATTATCTCGACGTCTACGACCGCTTCGGCCTGGTCGGCCCGCGCTCGGTCTTCGCCCATTGCGTCCACATGAGCGAGAGGGCGCTGTCGCGCATGGCCGAGGCGGGCGCCGGCATCGCCTTCTGCCCGACGAGCAACATGTTCCTCGGCTCCGGCCTGTTCGACCTCGATCAGGCCGACCGCCACGGCGTCCGCATCGGCATCGGCACGGATATCGGCGCGGGAACGACGCTTTCCATCCTTCACACGCTCGGCGAGGCCTACCGGACCTGCCAACTGAGGGGCGCGAGCCTCGATCCCTTCCGCGCGCTCCATCTCGCCACCGCGGGCGGCGCACGGGTGATGGGCATCGCGACCCGCGTCGGCGCGCTGCTTCCGGGCCAGGAGGCCGATTTCGTCGTTCTGGACGAACGCTGCACGCCTCTGCTCGCCCGCCGCTGCGCGGGCGCCTCGCTCCACGACCGGCTGTTCGCGCTTCAGGTGCTGGGCGACGACCGCGCCGTCGCCGCCACCTATTTGCGCGGCCGCCGCGCTTATGGGAGGGAGGCGCGATGA
- a CDS encoding MoaD/ThiS family protein — MKILFFGRLADSLGRELELDVPETGCTVAELRGRLAGAVSSPGVRACIDRVIVADSARVLPHHEVAFVPPLSGG; from the coding sequence ATGAAAATCCTCTTCTTCGGCCGCCTCGCGGACAGCCTCGGGCGCGAGCTGGAGCTGGACGTTCCCGAGACCGGCTGCACCGTCGCCGAGCTTCGGGGCCGTCTTGCCGGCGCGGTGTCCAGCCCGGGGGTGCGCGCCTGCATCGACCGGGTGATCGTCGCCGACAGCGCCCGGGTGCTGCCGCATCACGAAGTCGCCTTCGTTCCGCCTCTGTCGGGGGGCTGA